A stretch of the Aminipila terrae genome encodes the following:
- the pylB gene encoding methylornithine synthase PylB, producing the protein MLDLSKGKFTKEELINILDINEPEELQILFDTAQSIRRNMQGNKIFAYGFVYFTTFCRNNCNFCYYRKSNDIKRYRKTVEEILETSKTLIDSGVNLIDLTMGEDPEYHREEFDTVVAIIKTIKNQYETPVMISPGVVDNKIVDKLAEAGADWYALYQETHNRELFKKLRHGQDYDQRMNAKLYAKQRGMLIEEGLLAGVGESNEDIADSLMTMGEIGASQVRVMSFVPQEGSPMEKCKTPDRLEEMKIIALMRIMYPHALIPASLDVDGISGLKDRINAGANLITSIIPPKSGFMGVAQNTMDVDEGGRTVEEAKIILAEMGLRIASRDEYKAYISEDLK; encoded by the coding sequence ATGTTGGATTTAAGTAAGGGGAAATTTACAAAAGAAGAACTGATAAATATACTAGACATAAATGAACCTGAAGAACTACAGATTTTGTTTGATACTGCCCAAAGTATTCGAAGGAATATGCAGGGCAATAAAATATTTGCTTATGGATTTGTATACTTTACTACTTTTTGCAGAAACAATTGTAATTTCTGTTATTACAGAAAATCGAATGATATAAAAAGATATAGAAAGACTGTTGAGGAAATTCTTGAGACTTCCAAAACATTGATAGATTCAGGTGTAAACCTGATAGATCTGACCATGGGAGAAGACCCTGAATATCACAGGGAAGAGTTTGATACAGTGGTAGCCATTATCAAAACCATTAAGAATCAGTATGAAACGCCAGTAATGATTTCTCCTGGAGTTGTTGACAACAAGATAGTAGATAAACTGGCTGAAGCTGGGGCGGACTGGTATGCTTTATATCAGGAAACTCATAACCGGGAGCTCTTTAAGAAATTAAGGCACGGACAGGATTATGACCAACGAATGAATGCAAAGTTATATGCAAAGCAAAGGGGCATGCTTATCGAGGAAGGTTTACTGGCAGGTGTTGGTGAAAGCAATGAGGATATTGCGGACTCTCTTATGACCATGGGTGAAATTGGCGCCAGTCAGGTCAGAGTAATGAGTTTTGTACCTCAGGAGGGAAGTCCCATGGAAAAATGCAAAACCCCTGACAGACTTGAAGAAATGAAAATAATAGCGTTGATGAGAATTATGTATCCCCATGCATTGATTCCTGCCTCCCTTGATGTGGATGGTATCAGTGGATTAAAAGACAGAATAAATGCGGGAGCCAATCTGATTACTTCCATCATCCCACCAAAATCAGGATTTATGGGAGTGGCCCAGAACACTATGGACGTAGATGAGGGAGGAAGAACGGTGGAGGAGGCAAAAATCATTCTGGCAGAGATGGGCCTCCGGATAGCTTCCAGAGATGAGTATAAAGCATATATCAGTGAGGATTTAAAATGA